From the genome of Phreatobacter cathodiphilus, one region includes:
- a CDS encoding outer membrane protein: protein MRRPSTAVLAAAAALAATAATAADMPPVLRQSQPVVQPAESGGWYLRGDIGVAGHSIGNFGVLQNGSQVRVGTGGVNDYQLRMKSHSETVSIGLGAGYQFNSWFRVDVTGEYRAGGRLRGMDYVNFDQSGGTTSQTNLYNGGTRSIVGLANFYVDLGTFCQIGCLTPYVGAGFGFAHTTVSNFTDTSTGFNSVTGATGSLGGYATTASRTSFAWALMAGVGYKVNERLTLEAGYRYLSLGDLPALLLRDPATGLPRAGNETVQVSRLTAHEIKIGMRWSLNCSCAVPSEPIVARY, encoded by the coding sequence ATGCGCCGCCCTTCCACAGCCGTCCTCGCCGCCGCGGCGGCGCTCGCCGCGACGGCCGCCACCGCCGCCGACATGCCGCCGGTGCTCCGCCAGTCCCAGCCCGTGGTCCAGCCCGCGGAAAGCGGCGGCTGGTACCTGCGCGGTGACATCGGCGTGGCCGGGCACAGCATCGGCAATTTCGGTGTGCTGCAGAACGGCTCCCAGGTTCGCGTCGGCACCGGCGGCGTCAACGACTACCAGCTCCGGATGAAGTCGCATTCCGAGACGGTGTCGATCGGCCTCGGCGCGGGCTATCAGTTCAACTCCTGGTTCCGCGTCGACGTCACCGGCGAATACCGGGCGGGCGGCCGCCTGCGCGGCATGGACTACGTCAATTTCGACCAGAGCGGCGGCACCACCTCGCAGACCAATCTCTACAACGGCGGCACCCGCTCGATCGTCGGCCTGGCCAATTTCTACGTCGATCTCGGCACCTTCTGCCAGATCGGATGCCTGACGCCCTATGTCGGCGCCGGCTTCGGCTTCGCCCACACGACGGTGAGCAACTTCACCGACACCTCCACCGGCTTCAACAGCGTGACGGGCGCCACCGGTTCGCTCGGTGGCTATGCCACCACCGCCTCGCGCACGAGCTTCGCCTGGGCGCTGATGGCCGGCGTCGGCTACAAGGTCAACGAGCGCCTGACGCTGGAGGCCGGCTATCGTTACCTCTCGCTCGGCGACCTGCCGGCGCTGCTGCTGCGCGACCCGGCCACCGGCCTGCCGCGCGCCGGAAACGAGACCGTGCAGGTCAGCCGTCTGACCGCCCACGAGATCAAGATCGGCATGCGCTGGTCGCTGAACTGCTCCTGCGCCGTTCCCTCGGAGCCGATCGTCGCGCGCTACTGA
- the glmM gene encoding phosphoglucosamine mutase, with protein MPRKYFGTDGIRGRANAFPITPEFAMKVGQAAGLSFQRGEHRHRVMIGKDTRLSGYMIENALVAGFTSVGMDVLLVGPMPTPAVAMLTRSMRADLGVMISASHNPFDDNGIKLFAPDGYKLSDEVEREIEALLDQDLSRRLAASRLLGRAKRIDDAQARYIEFAKRTLPRNLDLAGLRIVIDCANGAGYKVAPAALWELGAEVVTIGDKPDGFNINDACGSTHPETLVEKVREMRADIGIALDGDADRVLIVDEKGHVVDGDQLMAVVAQSWLEDGRLTQPGIVATVMSNLGLERFLGGLGLQLARTPVGDRYVLEHMREHGFNVGGEQSGHIILSDYSTTGDGLVAALQVLAVVLKMGRPVSEVCHRFEPLPQILKNVRFKGGKPLEAVSVVTAIDDAKQKLGNHGRLVIRPSGTEPVIRVMAEGDDRDLVETVVDQIVEAVAKAAA; from the coding sequence ATGCCCCGCAAGTATTTCGGTACAGACGGCATTCGCGGCCGCGCCAACGCCTTCCCGATCACGCCCGAATTCGCGATGAAGGTGGGGCAGGCCGCCGGCCTGTCCTTCCAGCGGGGCGAGCACCGCCACCGGGTCATGATCGGCAAGGACACGCGCCTGTCGGGCTACATGATCGAGAACGCGCTGGTCGCCGGCTTCACCTCGGTGGGTATGGACGTGCTGCTGGTCGGCCCGATGCCGACGCCCGCCGTGGCCATGCTGACGCGCTCCATGCGTGCCGACCTCGGCGTGATGATCTCGGCCTCGCACAACCCCTTCGACGACAACGGCATCAAGCTCTTCGCCCCCGACGGCTACAAGCTCTCCGACGAGGTGGAGCGCGAGATCGAAGCGCTGCTCGACCAGGACCTGTCGCGGCGTCTCGCCGCCTCCCGGCTGCTGGGGCGCGCCAAGCGCATCGACGACGCCCAGGCCCGCTACATCGAATTCGCCAAGCGCACCCTGCCGCGCAATCTCGACCTCGCCGGCCTGCGCATCGTCATCGATTGCGCCAACGGTGCCGGCTACAAGGTGGCACCGGCGGCGCTCTGGGAGCTCGGTGCGGAGGTGGTGACGATCGGCGACAAGCCGGACGGGTTCAACATCAACGACGCCTGCGGCTCCACCCATCCGGAGACGCTGGTGGAGAAGGTGCGCGAGATGCGCGCCGACATCGGCATCGCGCTGGATGGCGACGCCGACCGCGTCCTCATCGTCGACGAGAAGGGCCATGTGGTCGACGGCGACCAGCTCATGGCCGTGGTCGCCCAGTCCTGGCTCGAAGACGGGCGTCTCACCCAGCCCGGGATCGTCGCCACCGTCATGTCCAATCTCGGCCTGGAGCGCTTCCTCGGCGGTCTCGGCCTGCAGCTCGCCCGCACGCCGGTGGGTGACCGCTACGTGCTGGAACACATGCGCGAGCACGGCTTCAACGTGGGCGGCGAGCAGTCCGGCCACATCATCCTGTCGGACTATTCGACCACCGGCGACGGCCTGGTGGCGGCGCTGCAGGTGCTCGCCGTCGTGCTGAAGATGGGGCGGCCGGTCTCCGAGGTCTGCCACCGCTTCGAGCCGCTGCCGCAGATCCTGAAGAACGTGCGCTTCAAGGGCGGCAAGCCGCTGGAGGCGGTGAGCGTCGTCACCGCCATCGACGACGCCAAGCAGAAGCTCGGCAATCACGGGCGCCTCGTCATCCGCCCGTCCGGCACGGAGCCCGTCATCCGCGTGATGGCGGAGGGGGACGACCGCGACCTCGTCGAGACGGTGGTCGACCAGATCGTGGAGGCGGTTGCCAAGGCCGCCGCCTGA
- a CDS encoding DUF3297 family protein, protein MTDLPTLPDRLSTDPKSPHYDEAVLSREVGIRFKGVEKTNVEEYCVSEGWIRVAAGTAKDRFGNPLTVKLKGPVEPYFKS, encoded by the coding sequence GTGACCGATCTGCCGACCCTGCCGGACCGCCTGTCCACCGATCCGAAGAGCCCCCATTACGACGAGGCGGTGCTGTCGCGGGAGGTGGGCATCCGCTTCAAGGGCGTGGAGAAGACCAATGTCGAGGAGTATTGCGTCTCCGAGGGCTGGATCCGCGTCGCCGCCGGCACCGCCAAGGACCGGTTCGGCAATCCGCTGACCGTCAAGCTGAAGGGTCCTGTGGAGCCCTATTTCAAGAGCTGA
- a CDS encoding TRAP transporter substrate-binding protein: MSVRDTAPTRRRMIGTAGLAGAAATLATPALAQANPKISWRLTSSYPKSLDTLFGLSTQVAKRVAEATDGQFQIQPFAAGEIVPALQALDAVQNGTVECGHSLSSFYIGKDPAFAFDTSLPFGLNTRQHNAWLYQGGGRELVAEFMKGHNVHAIPSGNTGAQMGGWFRKEIKSVADLKGLKFRIAGLGGTIMARLGVVPQQIGGGDIYPSLERGTIDAAEFSGPADDEKLGFQRVAKYYYYPGFWEGCANVSLFVNLDKWNGLPAHYRAVLEAACAEALTLCVAKYDHANPDALFRLVASGAELRAFPQDVMQAAFREAQALYGELAAGNANFRKFYDSWLPYWRKEQIWFRVAELPFDAFTSSQVQGR, encoded by the coding sequence ATGTCCGTTCGTGACACCGCCCCCACACGCCGCCGCATGATCGGCACGGCCGGCCTCGCGGGCGCCGCCGCCACCCTCGCCACGCCTGCCCTCGCCCAGGCCAATCCGAAGATCAGCTGGCGCCTGACCTCGTCCTATCCCAAGAGCCTCGACACGCTCTTCGGCCTCTCGACCCAGGTCGCCAAGCGCGTGGCCGAGGCCACCGACGGCCAGTTCCAGATCCAGCCCTTCGCCGCCGGCGAGATCGTCCCCGCCCTGCAGGCGCTCGACGCCGTGCAGAACGGCACGGTGGAATGCGGCCACTCGCTCTCCAGCTTTTATATCGGCAAGGACCCGGCCTTCGCCTTCGACACCTCCCTGCCCTTCGGCCTCAACACCCGCCAGCACAATGCCTGGCTCTACCAGGGCGGCGGCCGCGAACTCGTCGCCGAGTTCATGAAGGGCCACAACGTCCACGCCATCCCCTCGGGCAACACGGGCGCCCAGATGGGCGGCTGGTTCCGCAAGGAGATCAAGTCGGTCGCCGACCTCAAGGGTCTGAAGTTCCGCATCGCCGGCCTCGGCGGCACCATCATGGCGCGCCTGGGCGTCGTGCCGCAGCAGATCGGCGGCGGCGACATCTATCCCTCGCTCGAGCGCGGCACCATCGACGCGGCGGAATTCTCCGGCCCCGCCGACGACGAGAAGCTCGGCTTCCAGCGCGTCGCTAAATATTACTATTATCCCGGCTTCTGGGAGGGCTGCGCCAACGTCTCGCTCTTCGTGAACCTGGACAAGTGGAACGGCCTGCCGGCCCATTATCGCGCCGTCCTGGAGGCCGCCTGCGCCGAGGCGCTGACCCTCTGCGTCGCCAAGTACGACCACGCCAATCCCGACGCGCTCTTCCGCCTCGTCGCCAGCGGCGCCGAGCTCCGCGCCTTCCCGCAGGACGTCATGCAGGCCGCCTTCCGCGAGGCCCAGGCCCTCTATGGCGAACTGGCGGCCGGCAACGCCAATTTCCGCAAGTTCTACGACTCCTGGCTGCCCTACTGGCGCAAGGAGCAGATCTGGTTCCGTGTCGCGGAACTGCCGTTCGACGCCTTTACATCGTCGCAGGTGCAGGGGCGCTGA
- a CDS encoding disulfide bond formation protein B: MLGGVVAVDLPITRMERVAAGLNYLFLAGMLVAIDVVITAAMVMQFAKGELPCPLCLLQRAALFGVGFALMQNFRAFSHRNTGIGLLFALLLLVVSVRQTLLDIVPRPDHAYVGSAVFGLHMPVWSVVIATVIIAAQAVALALFGGERRVARLHVEAFPALARVADFAAAYLIVLALLNLGAVVVQCGFGACHTDGYKLIRLGLDGLWAP; the protein is encoded by the coding sequence ATGCTCGGCGGCGTCGTCGCGGTCGATCTGCCGATCACCCGCATGGAGCGGGTGGCGGCCGGGCTCAACTATCTCTTCCTCGCCGGCATGCTCGTCGCCATCGACGTCGTGATCACCGCGGCCATGGTGATGCAGTTCGCCAAGGGCGAGCTGCCGTGCCCGCTCTGCCTGCTGCAGCGGGCGGCGCTGTTCGGAGTCGGCTTCGCGCTGATGCAGAACTTCCGCGCCTTCTCCCACCGCAATACGGGAATCGGCCTGCTCTTCGCCCTGCTGCTGCTCGTCGTCTCGGTGCGCCAGACGCTGCTCGACATCGTGCCGCGGCCGGATCACGCCTATGTCGGCTCGGCCGTGTTCGGTCTGCACATGCCGGTCTGGTCCGTCGTCATCGCCACCGTGATCATCGCGGCGCAGGCCGTCGCCCTTGCTCTCTTCGGCGGCGAGCGCCGGGTGGCGCGCCTGCACGTCGAGGCCTTCCCGGCCCTGGCGCGGGTTGCCGATTTCGCAGCCGCCTATCTCATCGTGCTGGCGCTGCTGAACCTCGGCGCGGTGGTGGTGCAATGCGGCTTCGGCGCCTGCCATACCGACGGCTACAAGCTCATCCGGCTGGGCCTCGACGGGCTCTGGGCTCCCTGA
- a CDS encoding phosphatase PAP2 family protein, whose amino-acid sequence MTFLASWSAPRVLRLLREEIGLAIVLVVIAGGILAFLRLADIVVEGETEAFDRAVLLMFRDPADLSRGPGPAWLSGVMRDITALGGLAVLTLIVAVVTVYLVLVGKRAAALFVVAAVAGGTLLSHGMKLFFDRPRPDLIPNAPLELTASFPSGHAMISAVTYLTLGVLLTRLDAPRRVHAYFLAVALVMTVLIGISRIYLGVHWPTDVLAGWCLGAAWAMFCWLVALWLQRRGKIERSDERG is encoded by the coding sequence ATGACGTTCCTTGCCTCATGGTCGGCCCCGCGCGTGCTCCGCCTCCTGCGCGAGGAGATCGGCCTCGCCATCGTTCTCGTGGTCATCGCCGGCGGCATCCTCGCCTTCCTGAGGCTGGCCGACATCGTGGTGGAGGGCGAAACGGAGGCCTTCGACCGGGCGGTGCTGCTCATGTTCCGCGACCCCGCCGACCTCTCGCGGGGGCCGGGCCCGGCCTGGCTGTCCGGCGTCATGCGCGACATCACCGCCCTCGGCGGGCTGGCGGTCTTGACCCTCATCGTGGCCGTGGTGACGGTTTATCTGGTTCTCGTCGGCAAGCGCGCGGCCGCCCTCTTCGTCGTGGCCGCCGTGGCCGGCGGCACCCTCCTGAGCCACGGCATGAAGCTGTTCTTCGACCGGCCGCGGCCCGACCTCATCCCCAATGCGCCGCTGGAGCTGACGGCGAGCTTCCCCTCCGGCCATGCCATGATCTCGGCCGTGACCTATCTGACGCTCGGCGTGCTGCTCACCCGCCTCGACGCGCCGCGCCGGGTCCACGCCTATTTCCTCGCCGTGGCCCTGGTGATGACGGTGCTGATCGGCATCAGCCGGATCTATCTGGGTGTGCACTGGCCGACCGACGTGCTCGCCGGCTGGTGCCTCGGCGCCGCCTGGGCGATGTTCTGCTGGCTGGTGGCGCTGTGGTTGCAGCGGCGCGGCAAGATCGAGCGTTCCGACGAACGCGGCTGA
- a CDS encoding GGDEF domain-containing protein, with the protein MHEFLSPRTIALSVVLIALTTGGLLLVSSRQNNDQRSLVAWGIANILGGIGAAMVAARGFIPELFTVVIGNALIILGYSLNVKGTMDFCRRRLDWGWVAAPAGVWIALGLWPAFMSSVEWRLIVNSGIIAACSFVAAWALLNLKDEHLVTRRPAAIWLMVHGFVFSIRLLPPLFSTVPASNEINASPLVTLIMMESLIHVTLISFLQLSLIKDRAEERYRRAAETDVLTGQPNRRAFMATAERLVAETDHWPACMLVIDVDRFKAINDTVGHAGGDAVLVKVAETIRAHLRPTDTFGRLGGEEFAALLPNTTLQTAAVIAEGLRARIASLDICAGGEMVHVSISIGVSVIAGGKPDLDHLIDRADACLYEAKRTGRNRVVAREDGMRLAG; encoded by the coding sequence GTGCACGAATTTCTGAGCCCCCGGACAATAGCTCTGTCCGTCGTCCTGATCGCGCTCACGACGGGCGGGCTGCTGCTCGTCTCGTCGCGTCAGAACAACGACCAGCGCAGCCTCGTGGCCTGGGGCATCGCCAATATTCTGGGCGGCATCGGCGCGGCCATGGTGGCGGCACGCGGCTTCATTCCCGAACTGTTCACCGTCGTCATCGGCAATGCCCTGATCATCCTCGGCTATTCGCTCAACGTGAAGGGCACGATGGATTTCTGCCGCCGCCGGCTCGACTGGGGCTGGGTGGCGGCGCCGGCGGGTGTCTGGATTGCGCTCGGCCTCTGGCCGGCCTTCATGTCGAGCGTCGAATGGCGGCTCATCGTCAACTCCGGCATCATCGCGGCGTGCTCGTTCGTCGCGGCTTGGGCGCTCCTGAACCTGAAGGACGAGCACCTCGTCACCCGCCGCCCCGCCGCCATCTGGCTCATGGTCCACGGCTTCGTCTTCTCCATCCGCCTGCTGCCGCCGCTGTTCAGCACCGTGCCCGCCTCCAACGAGATCAACGCCTCGCCGCTGGTCACGCTGATCATGATGGAATCCCTCATCCACGTGACGCTGATCTCCTTCCTCCAGCTCTCGCTGATCAAGGACCGGGCCGAGGAGCGCTATCGCCGCGCCGCCGAGACCGACGTGCTCACCGGCCAGCCGAACCGCCGCGCCTTCATGGCCACCGCCGAGCGGCTCGTGGCCGAGACCGACCACTGGCCCGCCTGCATGCTGGTCATCGACGTCGACCGCTTCAAGGCGATCAACGACACGGTCGGACATGCCGGCGGTGACGCCGTGCTGGTGAAGGTGGCGGAGACCATCCGTGCCCACCTGCGCCCCACCGATACGTTCGGCCGGCTCGGCGGCGAGGAATTCGCCGCCCTCCTCCCCAACACCACGCTGCAGACCGCCGCCGTCATCGCCGAGGGCCTGCGCGCCCGCATCGCCAGCCTCGACATCTGCGCCGGCGGCGAGATGGTCCACGTCTCCATCAGCATCGGCGTCTCGGTCATCGCCGGCGGCAAGCCGGACCTCGACCACCTCATCGACCGCGCCGACGCCTGCCTCTACGAGGCCAAGCGCACCGGCCGCAACCGCGTGGTCGCGCGCGAGGACGGCATGCGGCTGGCGGGGTGA
- a CDS encoding aldo/keto reductase gives MTPRNLGRSGLKVSPICLGTMMFGGPTDEKDAARIIARAKDAGVNFIDTADVYTEGRSEEITGRAIKADRSHWVLATKLANPTGPGPNDRGLSRLYMMRAVEASLKRLGTDVIDIYYLHKEDHGTPLEETVRALGDLIRQGKIRHYGVSNHRSWRIAEICNLADRMGIDRPVVSQPYYNAMNRMPEVEHLPACGFYGLGVVPYSPLARGILSGKYDPKAPPPEGSRAGRADSRMMQTEWRKESLVIAQKLKAHAEKRGITPGQFATAWVLNNAFVTAAIAGPRTMEQFEDYLGAPGYGFTKADEALVDRLVPAGHPSTPGYTDPAYPLEGRVARSG, from the coding sequence ATGACGCCCCGCAATCTCGGCCGTTCCGGCCTCAAGGTCTCGCCCATCTGTCTCGGCACGATGATGTTCGGCGGCCCGACCGACGAGAAGGACGCCGCCCGCATCATCGCCCGGGCCAAGGACGCGGGGGTCAACTTCATCGATACGGCGGACGTCTATACCGAGGGCCGCTCGGAGGAGATCACCGGCCGGGCGATCAAGGCCGACCGGTCCCACTGGGTGCTGGCGACGAAGCTCGCCAACCCGACGGGCCCCGGCCCCAACGACCGCGGCCTGTCGCGCCTCTACATGATGCGCGCCGTGGAGGCCTCGCTGAAGCGGCTCGGCACCGACGTCATCGACATCTACTACCTCCACAAGGAAGACCACGGCACGCCGCTGGAGGAGACGGTCCGCGCCCTCGGCGACCTCATCCGGCAGGGTAAGATCCGCCATTACGGCGTCTCCAACCACCGCTCCTGGCGCATCGCCGAGATCTGCAATCTCGCAGACCGCATGGGCATCGACCGCCCCGTCGTCAGCCAGCCCTACTACAACGCCATGAACCGCATGCCCGAGGTGGAGCACCTGCCGGCCTGCGGCTTCTACGGCCTCGGCGTCGTACCCTATTCGCCGCTCGCCCGCGGCATCCTCTCCGGCAAGTACGACCCCAAGGCGCCGCCGCCGGAAGGCTCGCGCGCGGGCCGCGCCGACAGCCGCATGATGCAGACGGAATGGCGCAAGGAGTCGCTCGTCATCGCCCAGAAGCTGAAGGCCCATGCCGAGAAGCGCGGCATCACGCCGGGCCAGTTCGCCACCGCCTGGGTGCTGAACAACGCCTTCGTGACCGCGGCCATCGCCGGCCCGCGCACCATGGAGCAGTTCGAGGACTATCTCGGCGCGCCGGGATACGGGTTCACGAAGGCCGACGAGGCACTGGTGGACCGGCTGGTGCCGGCGGGCCATCCCTCGACGCCGGGCTATACGGATCCCGCCTATCCGCTGGAGGGCAGGGTGGCGCGGAGCGGGTGA
- a CDS encoding EAL domain-containing protein, translating into MSGTPPAEAADPVAVTSGSPAINLGRAVTFVPGEGDRVSVPTAPGSDGIVRRMEVRQTRTDSSAVWAVFTLANATDEQVDRLVVVPHYRLIRSGLLRPDLGAQRLVSLTPSQGFRPERQNAVDQDVFLITLDPGTTVTFVAELHDPRIPQITLWQPDAFKDRENSFTLYRGIILGISGLLALFLTILFVVKGSLMFPAAALLAWAVLGTLALDFGFWTRVMELGPAAVAFWRAVAEAILSATLMIFLFAYLDLNRWHVRYTVLMAVWLAFAGGMVTVAWFDPPIAAGIARLGIGAVTILGTVILVYLSFLRYDRAINLLPTWALFMVWSGAALLMVSGRLNNEIAAPALLGALVLLVMLIGFTVMQHAFSGAGVPRGLVSDTERKALALTGAGDIIFDWDVGTNRIWVGPELEAQLGLKRGTLEGVATKFVEALHPADRDRIRSTLDTVVEHRRGRLVEEFRLRSADGHFLWIMLRARPVVGSDGEVVRLVGTLADITEFKAAEERLLHDAVHDNLTGLPNRELFLDRLEASLMSGHGDDPRRPTVLVLDIDRFKQVNDSVGISVGDSILLTVSRRLARLLKPQDTLARLNGDQFGIILVSERTPERITGFAETIRKALRAPIAFSEREIFLTGSIGIALADGTQRKRDDLLKDAELAAYHAKRLGGDRIEVFKPALRAHKSDRLALESDLRRALERGEIAIVYQPVVRLADRTLAGFEALVRWDHPRLGRLPPADFIAIAEETGLIVELGLFVMDRAARQLAAWQQIMPLEPPLFTAVNVSSRQLLRHDLLQDLKGVLARSTVARGSLKLELTESLVMENPEYAAQMLHRIRELGAGLSLDDFGTGYSSLAYLQRFPFDTIKIDKSFVRADQRGVRPVILRTIIALGQDLGMEVVAEGAESDADAVELFQLGCDYAQGFAFGEPMTADQATKLLKAALAQAA; encoded by the coding sequence ATGTCCGGCACCCCGCCTGCCGAGGCCGCCGATCCCGTGGCCGTCACGTCGGGGTCGCCTGCGATCAATCTCGGCCGCGCCGTCACCTTCGTGCCGGGGGAGGGAGACCGCGTCTCGGTGCCCACCGCGCCGGGGAGCGACGGCATCGTCCGCCGCATGGAGGTGCGCCAGACGCGCACGGATTCGAGCGCCGTCTGGGCGGTCTTCACCCTCGCCAATGCCACCGACGAGCAGGTCGACCGGCTGGTGGTCGTGCCGCATTACCGGCTGATCCGCTCCGGCCTGCTGCGGCCCGATCTCGGCGCCCAGCGCCTGGTGTCGCTGACGCCGAGCCAGGGGTTCCGGCCCGAGCGGCAGAACGCGGTGGACCAGGACGTCTTCCTCATCACTCTCGACCCCGGCACGACGGTGACCTTCGTCGCCGAGCTGCACGACCCGCGCATCCCGCAGATCACTCTGTGGCAGCCCGACGCCTTCAAGGACCGCGAGAACTCCTTCACGCTCTACCGGGGCATCATCCTCGGCATTTCGGGCCTGCTGGCGCTGTTCCTCACCATCCTCTTCGTGGTGAAGGGCTCGCTCATGTTCCCGGCGGCGGCGCTGCTGGCCTGGGCGGTGCTCGGCACGCTGGCGCTCGACTTCGGCTTCTGGACGCGGGTGATGGAGCTGGGCCCGGCGGCCGTCGCCTTCTGGCGGGCGGTGGCGGAGGCCATCCTCTCCGCAACCCTGATGATCTTCCTCTTCGCCTATCTCGACCTCAACCGCTGGCACGTGCGCTACACCGTGCTGATGGCGGTGTGGCTCGCCTTCGCCGGCGGCATGGTGACGGTCGCCTGGTTCGACCCGCCGATCGCGGCGGGCATCGCCCGGCTCGGCATCGGCGCGGTGACCATCCTCGGCACGGTGATCCTCGTCTACCTCTCCTTCCTGCGCTACGACCGCGCCATCAACCTCTTGCCGACCTGGGCGCTGTTCATGGTCTGGTCGGGGGCGGCGCTGCTCATGGTGTCGGGCCGCCTCAACAACGAGATCGCCGCGCCCGCCCTGCTCGGCGCGCTGGTGCTGCTGGTCATGCTCATCGGCTTCACGGTGATGCAGCACGCCTTCTCGGGCGCCGGCGTGCCGCGCGGCCTCGTCTCCGACACCGAACGCAAGGCGCTCGCTCTCACCGGTGCCGGCGACATCATCTTCGACTGGGACGTCGGCACCAACCGCATCTGGGTCGGGCCGGAGCTGGAGGCCCAGCTCGGCCTGAAACGCGGCACGCTGGAAGGCGTCGCCACCAAGTTCGTCGAGGCGTTGCACCCGGCCGACCGCGACCGCATCCGCTCCACCCTGGACACGGTGGTGGAGCATCGCCGCGGCCGCCTCGTCGAGGAGTTCCGCCTGCGCTCCGCCGACGGGCATTTCCTCTGGATCATGCTCAGGGCCCGGCCCGTGGTCGGCTCGGATGGCGAGGTGGTGCGCCTCGTCGGCACGCTCGCCGACATCACCGAGTTCAAGGCGGCGGAGGAGCGGCTGCTGCACGACGCGGTGCACGACAACCTCACCGGCCTGCCCAATCGCGAACTCTTCCTCGACCGGCTAGAAGCCTCGCTGATGAGCGGCCACGGCGACGATCCGCGCCGGCCGACCGTGCTGGTGCTCGACATCGACCGGTTCAAGCAGGTCAACGATTCCGTCGGCATCTCGGTCGGGGATTCGATCCTCCTCACCGTGTCACGGCGGTTGGCCAGGCTCCTGAAACCGCAGGACACGCTGGCGCGGCTCAACGGCGACCAGTTCGGCATCATCCTCGTCTCCGAGCGCACGCCGGAACGAATCACGGGCTTCGCCGAGACCATCCGCAAGGCGCTGCGCGCGCCCATCGCCTTCAGCGAGCGGGAGATCTTCCTCACGGGCTCCATCGGTATCGCGCTCGCCGATGGCACCCAGCGCAAGCGCGACGACCTCCTGAAGGACGCCGAACTCGCCGCCTATCACGCCAAGCGCCTCGGCGGCGACCGCATCGAGGTGTTCAAGCCGGCGCTGCGCGCCCACAAGAGCGACCGTCTGGCGCTGGAGAGCGATCTGAGGCGGGCGCTGGAGCGCGGCGAGATCGCCATCGTCTACCAGCCCGTCGTGCGCCTTGCCGACCGCACGCTCGCCGGCTTCGAGGCGCTGGTGCGCTGGGACCATCCGCGCCTCGGGCGCCTGCCGCCGGCCGATTTCATCGCCATCGCCGAGGAAACCGGCCTCATCGTCGAGCTCGGCCTCTTCGTCATGGACCGGGCGGCGCGCCAGCTCGCCGCGTGGCAGCAGATCATGCCGCTGGAGCCGCCACTCTTCACCGCCGTCAACGTGTCGAGCCGGCAGCTGCTGCGCCACGACCTGCTGCAGGATCTGAAGGGCGTGCTCGCCCGCTCCACCGTCGCGCGCGGCTCGCTGAAACTCGAGCTGACCGAGAGCCTGGTCATGGAGAATCCGGAATATGCGGCGCAGATGCTGCACCGGATCCGCGAACTCGGCGCCGGCCTGTCGCTCGACGATTTCGGCACCGGCTACTCCTCGCTCGCCTATCTCCAGCGCTTCCCCTTCGACACGATCAAGATCGACAAGAGCTTCGTGCGTGCCGACCAGCGCGGCGTGCGCCCGGTGATCCTCAGGACCATCATCGCGCTCGGCCAGGACCTCGGCATGGAAGTGGTGGCGGAAGGGGCGGAGAGCGACGCCGACGCCGTCGAGCTCTTCCAGCTCGGCTGCGACTACGCGCAGGGCTTCGCCTTCGGCGAGCCGATGACCGCCGACCAGGCGACGAAGCTCCTCAAGGCCGCGCTCGCCCAGGCGGCGTGA